The following proteins are encoded in a genomic region of Mus caroli chromosome 18, CAROLI_EIJ_v1.1, whole genome shotgun sequence:
- the Pcdhb1 gene encoding protocadherin beta-1, translated as MGAARRKPLQNRQVGSLFLLWCVSVGGAATIRYSVAEEMESGSFVANVAKDLGLEVGKLAERGARLVAEGNRLHFRLHRKTGDLFVKEKLDREALCGKSDPCVLHFEIILAEPLQSFRVEVRVFDINDNAPVFLNKEPLLKIPESTPLGSRFPLQSAQDLDVGLNGLQNYTLTANTYFHLHTRFRSHGPKYAELVLDNPLDREAQPEVNLTITAVDGGSPPKSGTANIRVVVLDVNDHVPQFSRLVYRAQVPENSDNGSLVVVVTATDLDEGTNKQITYSLAENPEAVLRTFLVDPQTGEVRLRGPLDFEMIETYDIDIQATDGGGLSAHSKVLVEVVDVNDNPPEVTISSVSSPLPEDSPLQTVVALFTIRDRDVRVGGKITCFLKEDLPFVVKHTFRNSYSLVTDRSLDREDVSSYNITLVAMDTGPPNLSTETVIEVVIADINDNSPVFQEDSYVLTVRENNSPAVFIGKVHAEDLDLGENAQVTYSLLPPKSGDLSVFAYISINSDNGKLYALRTMDYEAIQDFQFVVKATDGGFLSLSSEVTVRVVVLDDNDNRPMILYPLQNGTLPCNDLVPRSAEAGYLVTKVVAVDGDSGQNSWLSYHLLKATDLGLFSVQRQNGEIRTLRQISERDPMMQKLVILVQDHGQPALSTTASLNILLVDGFSEPYLQFQDPSKHSRKVNPTTKYLVISLAVLSFLFLLSVTVIFIIHLYQKIKHRDKFTIQEHFYDDCNFPNNLVQGRGNGSLSQPCPYDMCSATGTGNSEFRFLKRFMPNFPFPHATGEVKTEDDSSLPPGSNRNRSRGSAGHDRIGDEYM; from the coding sequence ATGGGAGCTGCGCGCAGGAAGCCTTTGCAGAACAGGCAGGTGggctctcttttccttctctggtgtgtgtctgtgggaggcGCGGCCACAATCCGCTATTCTGTGGCGGAGGAGATGGAGAGCGGTTCGTTTGTAGCTAATGTGGCTAAGGACCTAGGGCTAGAGGTGGGGAAGCTGGCAGAGCGTGGGGCGCGTCTCGTTGCCGAGGGCAACAGGTTGCATTTCCGGCTCCACCGCAAGACTGGAGATTTGTTCGTCAAAGAGAAACTAGATCGCGAGGCACTTTGTGGCAAATCAGACCCGTGTGTGCTGCACTTTGAAATTATTCTGGCCGAGCCGCTGCAGTCCTTCCGGGTGGAAGTCAGAGTATTTGATATCAACGACAATGCACCAGTTTTTCTAAACAAAGAGCCTCTTTTAAAGATTCCAGAGAGCACCCCGTTGGGCTCACGCTTTCCACTGCAGAGTGCCCAGGATTTGGACGTGGGACTCAACGGTCTTCAAAACTACACCCTGACTGCAAACACCTATTTCCACCTGCACACACGCTTCCGAAGCCATGGTCCCAAATATGCAGAACTTGTGCTGGATAATCCCCTGGATAGAGAGGCGCAGCCTGAAGTCAACTTGACCATTACAGCCGTGGATGGTGGGTCCCCTCCCAAGTCTGGCACCGCCAACATTCGAGTGGTTGTCCTGGACGTCAATGACCACGTGCCCCAGTTCTCTCGCTTGGTGTACCGTGCTCAGGTGCCAGAGAACAGCGACAATGgctccttggtggtggtggtgactgcCACGGACCTGGATGAGGGCACCAACAAGCAGATAACTTATTCTTTAGCTGAAAATCCAGAAGCAGTTCTACGGACATTTCTTGTTGATCCACAAACCGGAGAAGTTCGACTCCGTGGGCCCCTAGATTTTGAAATGATAGAAACATACGACATTGACATTCAAGCTACAGATGGAGGGGGTCTTTCTGCCCACAGCAAAGTCTTGGTGGAAGTGGTGGATGTTAACGACAATCCTCCGGAAGTGACAATCTCCTCGGTGTCCAGCCCTCTTCCTGAGGACTCTCCACTCCAGACTGTAGTGGCTCTCTTCACTATCCGAGACCGGGATGTGCGAGTTGGAGGAAAAATCACCTGTTTCCTCAAAGAAGATTTGCCTTTTGTAGTCAAACACACATTCCGGAATTCTTACTCGCTGGTCACTGACAGAAGCTTGGATAGAGAGGATGTCTCCAGCTATAATATCACCCTCGTCGCCATGGATACTGGTCCACCCAATCTGTCCACGGAGACTGTGATTGAAGTGGTAATAGCTGATATAAATGACAATTCTCCAGTCTTCCAGGAGGATTCCTATGTCTTGACTGTTCGTGAAAACAACAGTCCTGCAGTTTTTATTGGCAAAGTCCACGCCGAGGATCTAGATTTGGGTGAAAATGCCCAAGTAACATACTCCCTGCTGCCTCCAAAGAGTGGTGATCTGTCAGTCTTTGCTTACATCTCCATAAACTCAGATAATGGAAAGCTCTATGCACTAAGAACCATGGATTATGAGGCCATTCAAGACTTTCAGTTTGTAGTAAAGGCAACTGACGGTGGTTTTCTGTCGTTGAGTAGCGAAGTTACTGTCAGAGTGGTGGTCCTGGACGACAATGACAATCGTCCAATGATCTTGTACCCACTGCAGAATGGCACTTTGCCCTGCAATGACCTAGTACCAAGGTCTGCAGAGGCAGGATACCTGGTGACCAAAGTAGTGGCTGTTGATGGTGACTCTGGGCAGAATTCTTGGCTTTCATACCATCTTCTTAAAGCCACAGACCTTGGGTTATTTTCTGTTCAAAGACAAAATGGGGAAATACGTACCCTGAGGCAGATATCTGAGAGAGACCCTATGATGCAGAAACTGGTCATTCTTGTTCAGGATCATGGCCAACCAGCTCTCTCCACTACGGCCTCACTCAACATCCTGCTGGTAGATGGCTTTTCAGAGCCATACTTGCAGTTCCAGGATCCATCCAAGCATTCTAGAAAGGTAAATCCAACCACAAAATATTTGGTCATTTCTCTggctgtgctttcttttctttttcttttgtctgtcaCTGTGATCTTTATTATACACCTCTACCAGAAGATTAAACACAGAGACAAATTCACAATTCAAGAGCACTTCTATGATGACTGTAATTTCCCTAACAACTTGGTTCAAGGAAGAGGCAATGGTTCCTTATCTCAGCCTTGTCCGTATGATATGTGCTCAGCCACGGGAACTGGGAATAGTGAGTTCCGTTTTCTTAAGCGATTTATGCCCAATTTCCCATTCCCCCATGCCACTGGGGAGGTGAAAACAGAGGATGACTCCAGTTTGCCTCCAGGTTCTAATAGAAACCGGTCTCGGGGTTCAGCGGGCCATGACCGGATAGGAGATGAGTATATGTAA